The following coding sequences lie in one Arachis ipaensis cultivar K30076 chromosome B05, Araip1.1, whole genome shotgun sequence genomic window:
- the LOC107643827 gene encoding nucleobase-ascorbate transporter 11-like isoform X1: MLHRRRYQPCIAVSQTSIAFNFHRPYSHRSLPSHPFPVLLRPTPSVGLARIAPFQTLMCVSLFDLATSACSFPCVAVFLSSILPQLCRAYDRAAIKFRGIDADINFNVSDYDEDIKQSQHCGKNFSRMKHCRVDTSHALRSSPWFRFPYPLQWGTPVFHWKMALVMCVVSVISSMDSVGSYNASSLLVASRPPTPGVLSQGIGLEGLTSVLAGLWGTGTGSTTITENVHTIAVTKMGSRRAVQLGAFFLIVLSLVELLFMQSVFTYAYAIQQLKLEVSLLQFLMSLFLVYSALCGQCLLHWACQTYGIVRLEALGISSLLGYHCHCFSLFPYLPTFNNMVSLQTPTCQC, translated from the exons ATGCTTCATCGGCGGCGCTATCAGCCTTGCATCGCCGTCTCACAAACCTCCATTGCATTCAACTTCCATCGGCCTTACTCGCATCGCTCCCTTCCGTCGCACCCCTTCCCGGTTCTTCTTCGTCCCACCCCTTCCGTCGGCCTTGCTCGCATCGCTCCCTTTCAAACCCTAATGTGCGTTTCTCTCTTCGATCTCGCCACTAGTGCTTGCTCTTTTCCGTGTGTTGCTGTGTTTCTCTCTTCGATCTTGCCTCAGCTGTGCAG gGCATATGATCGAGCTGCGATCAAGTTCCGTGGCATTGATGCAGATATCAATTTCAACGTCAGCGATTATGATGAAGATATAAAGCAG TCACAGCATTGCGGAAAGAATTTTTCAAGGATGAAACATTGCCGGGTTGATACTTCTCATGCACTGAGATCCTCTCCATGGTTTAGATTTCCTTATCCACTACAATGGGGTACACCTGTCTTCCATTGGAAAATGGCTCTTGTGATGTGTGTGGTTTCTGTAATCTCATCTATGGATTCG GTTGGATCATACAATGCCTCTTCTTTACTGGTGGCGTCCAGACCTCCAACTCCTGGAGTTCTAAGTCAAGGAATTGGTTTGGAAGGTCTTACAAGTGTCTTGGCTGGTCTCTGGGGAACTGGAACTGGGTCGACAACTATAACTGAAAATGTCCACACAATTGCTGTGACTAAAATGGGAAGCCGCAGGGCAGTTCAACTGGGAGCTTTCTTTTTAATAGTGTTGTCTCTTGTGG AACTTCTTTTCATGCAATCTGTGTTTACCTATGCTTATGCTATACAACAATTAAAGTTGGAGGTTTCATTGCTTCAATTCCTGATGTCATTATTTCTGGTCTACTCTGCTTTATGTGGGCAATGCTTACTGCATTGGGCTTGTCAAACCTACGGTATAGTGAGGCTGGAAGCTCTCGGAATATCATCATTGTTGGGTTATCATTGtcattgtttttctctctttCCATATCTACCTACTTTCAACAATATGGTCTCTCTCCAAACTCCAACATGTCAGTGCTGA
- the LOC107643827 gene encoding nucleobase-ascorbate transporter 12-like isoform X2, which produces MLHRRRYQPCIAVSQTSIAFNFHRPYSHRSLPSHPFPVLLRPTPSVGLARIAPFQTLMCVSLFDLATSACSFPCVAVFLSSILPQLCSDYDEDIKQSQHCGKNFSRMKHCRVDTSHALRSSPWFRFPYPLQWGTPVFHWKMALVMCVVSVISSMDSVGSYNASSLLVASRPPTPGVLSQGIGLEGLTSVLAGLWGTGTGSTTITENVHTIAVTKMGSRRAVQLGAFFLIVLSLVELLFMQSVFTYAYAIQQLKLEVSLLQFLMSLFLVYSALCGQCLLHWACQTYGIVRLEALGISSLLGYHCHCFSLFPYLPTFNNMVSLQTPTCQC; this is translated from the exons ATGCTTCATCGGCGGCGCTATCAGCCTTGCATCGCCGTCTCACAAACCTCCATTGCATTCAACTTCCATCGGCCTTACTCGCATCGCTCCCTTCCGTCGCACCCCTTCCCGGTTCTTCTTCGTCCCACCCCTTCCGTCGGCCTTGCTCGCATCGCTCCCTTTCAAACCCTAATGTGCGTTTCTCTCTTCGATCTCGCCACTAGTGCTTGCTCTTTTCCGTGTGTTGCTGTGTTTCTCTCTTCGATCTTGCCTCAGCTGTGCAG CGATTATGATGAAGATATAAAGCAG TCACAGCATTGCGGAAAGAATTTTTCAAGGATGAAACATTGCCGGGTTGATACTTCTCATGCACTGAGATCCTCTCCATGGTTTAGATTTCCTTATCCACTACAATGGGGTACACCTGTCTTCCATTGGAAAATGGCTCTTGTGATGTGTGTGGTTTCTGTAATCTCATCTATGGATTCG GTTGGATCATACAATGCCTCTTCTTTACTGGTGGCGTCCAGACCTCCAACTCCTGGAGTTCTAAGTCAAGGAATTGGTTTGGAAGGTCTTACAAGTGTCTTGGCTGGTCTCTGGGGAACTGGAACTGGGTCGACAACTATAACTGAAAATGTCCACACAATTGCTGTGACTAAAATGGGAAGCCGCAGGGCAGTTCAACTGGGAGCTTTCTTTTTAATAGTGTTGTCTCTTGTGG AACTTCTTTTCATGCAATCTGTGTTTACCTATGCTTATGCTATACAACAATTAAAGTTGGAGGTTTCATTGCTTCAATTCCTGATGTCATTATTTCTGGTCTACTCTGCTTTATGTGGGCAATGCTTACTGCATTGGGCTTGTCAAACCTACGGTATAGTGAGGCTGGAAGCTCTCGGAATATCATCATTGTTGGGTTATCATTGtcattgtttttctctctttCCATATCTACCTACTTTCAACAATATGGTCTCTCTCCAAACTCCAACATGTCAGTGCTGA
- the LOC107643827 gene encoding nucleobase-ascorbate transporter 11-like isoform X3: MLHRRRYQPCIAVSQTSIAFNFHRPYSHRSLPSHPFPVLLRPTPSVGLARIAPFQTLMCVSLFDLATSACSFPCVAVFLSSILPQLCRAYDRAAIKFRGIDADINFNVSDYDEDIKQSQHCGKNFSRMKHCRVDTSHALRSSPWFRFPYPLQWGTPVFHWKMALVMCVVSVISSMDSVGSYNASSLLVASRPPTPGVLSQGIGLEGLTSVLAGLWGTGTGSTTITENVHTIAVTKMGSRRAVQLGAFFLIVLSLVVRLEALGISSLLGYHCHCFSLFPYLPTFNNMVSLQTPTCQC; encoded by the exons ATGCTTCATCGGCGGCGCTATCAGCCTTGCATCGCCGTCTCACAAACCTCCATTGCATTCAACTTCCATCGGCCTTACTCGCATCGCTCCCTTCCGTCGCACCCCTTCCCGGTTCTTCTTCGTCCCACCCCTTCCGTCGGCCTTGCTCGCATCGCTCCCTTTCAAACCCTAATGTGCGTTTCTCTCTTCGATCTCGCCACTAGTGCTTGCTCTTTTCCGTGTGTTGCTGTGTTTCTCTCTTCGATCTTGCCTCAGCTGTGCAG gGCATATGATCGAGCTGCGATCAAGTTCCGTGGCATTGATGCAGATATCAATTTCAACGTCAGCGATTATGATGAAGATATAAAGCAG TCACAGCATTGCGGAAAGAATTTTTCAAGGATGAAACATTGCCGGGTTGATACTTCTCATGCACTGAGATCCTCTCCATGGTTTAGATTTCCTTATCCACTACAATGGGGTACACCTGTCTTCCATTGGAAAATGGCTCTTGTGATGTGTGTGGTTTCTGTAATCTCATCTATGGATTCG GTTGGATCATACAATGCCTCTTCTTTACTGGTGGCGTCCAGACCTCCAACTCCTGGAGTTCTAAGTCAAGGAATTGGTTTGGAAGGTCTTACAAGTGTCTTGGCTGGTCTCTGGGGAACTGGAACTGGGTCGACAACTATAACTGAAAATGTCCACACAATTGCTGTGACTAAAATGGGAAGCCGCAGGGCAGTTCAACTGGGAGCTTTCTTTTTAATAGTGTTGTCTCTTGTGG TGAGGCTGGAAGCTCTCGGAATATCATCATTGTTGGGTTATCATTGtcattgtttttctctctttCCATATCTACCTACTTTCAACAATATGGTCTCTCTCCAAACTCCAACATGTCAGTGCTGA
- the LOC107640898 gene encoding protein FAR1-RELATED SEQUENCE 5-like: MSINEDDVNNDSDNDLGDDFDYQPNAEDDAEDDDVDSLDSTSKSEEVCGVKRIADLMVEDIWNLEFRTEDEACQFYNAYSCWHGFVIRKDDVVRDNQGRIISRQLVCNKEGWRNMRYLHLDDRSREARSLTRTKCPAPLRVKLDYGCGRWKTVIFGSGLLSDETTKTYKWLLETFVEVMGGKSPKAIITDGDLAMRDAIKNGLIYDNNDQRDFDRRWAAILDKHNLVGSTWMEKTYETREMWSHCFLRDKFFGYIRTTSQCEGINSLIRFYVNCKNTLIDFMHNLDRALKEYRNNELIADYKSQCSEPVMITSLEVYERFASCYFTRNIFKEIRNEIQRARALNITVLSTTLDKVEFSVTALGDPAKDRRVEVDRGKKLFSCSCKLFESRGIPCSHIFCAMKFENIHEFPDSLIYKRWTKNAKNEFISTEMHVNDDIERVLKFRVGALASNCNKLCDIACKDLADFDEVQSELVNLVIRLQSRKQGKSTPNVNVEDINDPFVVKSKGAPSKKSSWRKKRACSNCHKYGHYYKRCPDLMQHSVEGNHRDRYRNASAKDLGFSPERFANSSRSFSIKSEHYLGPNTKPFKKGGTRKFTATGMRNRKGKDNTFVERSLHESSESIDIASTNGVFNKNLYSLTQVKESQQDKRHSFTKYECVNDVVDDKCDTRHVQIDV, encoded by the exons ATGTCCATAAACGAGGATGATGTGAATAATGATTCTGATAATGATTTGGGTGATGATTTCGATTATCAACCGAATGCAGAAGACGATGCTGAAGACGACGATGTGGATTCGCTGGATTCTACTAGCAAGAGTGAAGAAGTTTGTGGTGTAAAAAGAATAGCAGATTTAATGGTGGAGGATATTTGGAACCTGGAGTTTAGGACAGAGGATGAGGCATGCCAGTTTTATAACGCTTATTCTTGTTGGCATGGATTTGTAATAAGGAAGGACGACGTGGTTAGGGATAATCAAGGTAGAATCATTAGCAGGCAACTTGTTTGCAACAAAGAGGGCTGGAGGAATATGAGGTATCTCCATCTAGATGATAGATCAAGGGAGGCAAGGTCACTAACGCGAACCAAGTGTCCAGCTCCGCTTAGGGTAAAGCTTGACTACGGCTGCGGTAGATGGAAG ACTGTTATCTTCGGCTCTGGCCTACTATCCGACGAAACCACAAAGACGTATAAGTGGTTGTTGGAAACCTTTGTTGAAGTGATGGGTGGGAAAAGTCCAAAAGCAATAATAACTGACGGAGACCTTGCCATGCGAGATGCAATCAAGAAT GGTCTTATATACGACAACAACGACCAGAGAGACTTTGATCGGAGATGGGCAGCCATTTTGGATAAGCACAACCTTGTTGGCAGTACCTGGATGGAAAAGACGTACGAAACTCGTGAGATGTGGTCCCATTGTTTCCTCCGGGATAAGTTTTTCGGTTACATAAGGACGACATCACAGTGTGAAGGTATAAATTCTCTCATCAGATTTTATGTTAATTGCAAGAACACCCTCATTGACTTCATGCATAACCTGGATAGGGCCTTAAAGGAGTATAGAAACAACGAGTTAATAGCTGACTATAAGTCTCAGTGCTCAGAGCCAGTGATGATTACCTCGTTGGAGGTATATGAAAGATTTGCATCATGTTATTTCACGCGAAACATTTTCAAGGAAATTCGTAATGAGATTCAGAGGGCAAGGGCTTTGAATATAACGGTACTAAGCACAACCTTGGACAAGGTAGAGTTCAGTGTGACTGCTCTCGGAGACCCGGCCAAAGATCGACGGGTGGAAGTCGATAGAGGTAAGAAGCTGTTCTCGTGCTCGTGCAAGCTGTTTGAATCACGTGGTATTCCCTGTAGTCATATCTTTTGTGCCATGAAGTTCGAAAACATACATGAGTTTCCAGATTCGTTGATATACAAAAGGTGGACAAAGAATGCAAAGAACGAATTTATTAGCACAGAAATGCATGTGAATGATGACATCGAAAGGGTCTTAAAGTTTCGAGTTGGAGCATTGGCATCGAATTGCAACAAGCTGTGTGATATTGCTTGCAAGGATCTTGCAGACTTTGATGAAGTCCAGTCTGAACTTGTCAATTTAGTTATCCGCCTGCAGTCACGCAAACAAGGCAAGTCAACTCCTAATGTTAACGTGGAAGACATCAACGATCCATTTGTTGTCAAAAGCAAAGGAGCCCCTTCCAAGAAGTCTTCTTGGAGGAAGAAGAGAGCATGCTCTAATTGCCACAAGTACGGTCATTACTACAAGCGCTGTCCAGATCTGATGCAGCATAGTGTTGAAGGTAACCATCGCGATCGATACCGCAATGCATCAGCCAAGGACTTAGGTTTTAGTCCAGAGAGGTTTGCTAATTCTTCGAGGTCGTTCTCAATTAAGTCCGAACACTACTTAGGACCTAATACCAAG CCTTTTAAAAAGGGTGGAACAAGGAAGTTTACGGCGACGGGTATGAGGAACCGGAAGGGTAAAGACAACACTTTTGTTGAG cGGAGCCTCCATGAAAGCAGCGAATCCATTGACATCGCGTCGACGAATGGTGTTTTCAATAAAAATCTCTACTCGTTAACACAG GTGAAGGAGTCACAGCAGGACAAGAGACATTCATTCACGAAATATGAATGCGTTAATGATGTCGTTGATGATAAATGTGACACACGACATGTGCAGATCGATGTCTGA